The following are encoded together in the Candidatus Auribacterota bacterium genome:
- the tsaB gene encoding tRNA (adenosine(37)-N6)-threonylcarbamoyltransferase complex dimerization subunit type 1 TsaB, whose amino-acid sequence MKILCIESSTQHASLAVVEGDTVIADANLPDGERHSTSLLPTLDALLKAHGVGLKELRGIAVGIGPGSFTGIRLGLATARGLSLALNIPIRGVCCFDNLLSTYEGAASRVCPLVNAHSYGFYTALYERKGRSFAHAREPFVCQPAEFAKILEGEVFFMGPHLSIFREVLAQLFGERATFDSSDRFPTASSAARLYESPVALRDEPPGTVAPLYLLPGVRVTSVSRKP is encoded by the coding sequence ATGAAGATCCTCTGTATTGAAAGCTCAACGCAGCACGCGAGCCTCGCGGTCGTTGAGGGCGACACGGTCATCGCGGACGCGAACCTCCCTGACGGGGAGAGGCACTCAACCTCGCTGCTCCCGACGCTGGACGCACTCCTCAAGGCGCACGGCGTGGGGCTTAAGGAGCTTCGCGGAATCGCGGTCGGTATCGGCCCCGGCTCATTCACCGGCATCCGCCTAGGGTTGGCGACGGCGAGGGGACTGTCGCTCGCGTTGAATATACCGATCAGGGGTGTGTGCTGCTTCGACAATCTGCTCTCAACATACGAGGGGGCGGCTTCCAGGGTATGCCCGCTCGTCAATGCGCACAGCTATGGCTTCTATACAGCTCTGTACGAGAGGAAGGGGCGCTCATTCGCGCACGCCAGAGAACCTTTTGTCTGCCAGCCGGCGGAGTTCGCGAAGATACTGGAGGGGGAGGTGTTCTTTATGGGGCCTCACCTGAGCATCTTCAGAGAAGTGCTCGCTCAGCTCTTCGGTGAACGAGCCACGTTCGATAGTTCGGACAGGTTCCCGACTGCCTCGTCCGCCGCACGCCTCTACGAGAGTCCCGTCGCCCTCCGCGATGAGCCGCCAGGCACCGTTGCGCCCCTCTATCTCCTCCCGGGCGTACGGGTGACGTCTGTCAGCCGGAAACCGTGA
- the tsaE gene encoding tRNA (adenosine(37)-N6)-threonylcarbamoyltransferase complex ATPase subunit type 1 TsaE, which produces MVISRGVEETRALGVRIGRRLREGAVVALHGELGSGKTCMVQGIAAGLGVAPSACVNSPTFVIINEYDGPIPFYHIDLYRVANGRELIDLGWEDYLDRRGVIAIEWAEKMGSLLPPDHISIRIEVTGESTRRISISGNNIKKMMEQDAR; this is translated from the coding sequence GTGGTTATTTCGAGGGGCGTTGAGGAGACCCGCGCGCTCGGCGTGAGGATAGGCAGACGGCTCAGAGAGGGGGCGGTGGTCGCGCTCCACGGCGAGCTCGGCTCGGGCAAGACCTGCATGGTGCAGGGGATCGCGGCGGGCCTCGGTGTCGCCCCCTCGGCGTGTGTGAATAGTCCCACCTTCGTCATCATCAATGAATATGACGGTCCCATCCCCTTCTACCACATAGACCTCTACCGCGTGGCGAATGGGCGCGAGCTGATTGACCTCGGCTGGGAGGATTACCTGGACAGGCGCGGGGTCATCGCGATTGAGTGGGCGGAGAAGATGGGTTCGCTCCTCCCGCCGGATCACATCAGCATCAGGATCGAGGTCACGGGCGAATCAACCCGAAGGATCAGCATATCCGGTAACAATATTAAAAAAATGATGGAACAGGATGCGCGCTGA
- the thiL gene encoding thiamine-phosphate kinase, whose protein sequence is MKLKDIGEFGLIDELKKRAFIGAETVVGIGDDAAVLASPREGMLTLLTTDMLVEGTHFDLSQSTPYQVGWKALGCSLSDIAGMGGLPRAAVVSLGARGDVTVEFCIELYRGINDLAGRFRCGVVGGDTVRSGQALVISVSVVGEVERDRVALRSGARSGDSVWVTGRLGGSLRGRHLSFTPRIEEARFLVGRFPVRAMMDLSDGLGSDLYRMAEASTVGFRIERERIPVSPDAREGADEASALKGALYDGEDFELLFALHPSCREEEFTREFSSRFTCGVSRIGTVVDPGRGITLIGPEGETPLEERGFSHFD, encoded by the coding sequence ATGAAACTCAAAGACATCGGCGAATTTGGACTGATCGACGAGCTCAAAAAGCGCGCCTTCATCGGGGCAGAGACCGTCGTCGGCATCGGGGACGATGCCGCGGTCCTCGCCTCTCCCCGCGAGGGTATGCTCACGCTGCTCACCACGGATATGCTCGTCGAGGGAACTCATTTCGACCTTTCCCAGTCAACCCCCTACCAGGTGGGATGGAAGGCGCTCGGCTGCAGCCTGAGCGACATTGCCGGGATGGGGGGCCTGCCGCGCGCCGCAGTGGTATCGCTCGGCGCACGAGGCGACGTGACGGTTGAATTCTGCATCGAGCTCTACCGCGGGATCAACGATCTCGCGGGGCGCTTCAGGTGCGGCGTGGTGGGTGGCGATACCGTCAGGAGCGGACAGGCGCTGGTGATTTCAGTGTCAGTGGTGGGGGAGGTGGAGCGGGACAGGGTTGCCCTGCGCTCGGGGGCCCGGTCGGGCGATTCGGTGTGGGTAACGGGTCGCCTCGGGGGCTCGCTCAGGGGGAGGCATCTGAGTTTCACTCCCCGCATTGAGGAGGCGAGGTTCCTCGTGGGGCGTTTCCCCGTGAGGGCGATGATGGACCTGAGCGACGGACTCGGGAGCGACTTGTACCGGATGGCGGAAGCGAGCACGGTCGGGTTCCGCATCGAGCGCGAGCGGATCCCGGTCAGCCCCGATGCGCGCGAGGGTGCAGACGAAGCATCCGCGCTCAAAGGGGCGCTCTATGATGGGGAGGATTTCGAGCTCCTCTTCGCGCTCCATCCCTCCTGCAGGGAGGAAGAGTTCACCCGTGAGTTCTCTTCACGTTTCACCTGCGGCGTGAGTCGCATAGGAACGGTTGTTGATCCCGGGCGTGGCATCACGCTTATCGGTCCCGAGGGGGAGACACCGCTGGAGGAAAGGGGGTTCTCTCATTTTGACTGA
- the mtnA gene encoding S-methyl-5-thioribose-1-phosphate isomerase, which translates to MGLKTIDWVNGSMRIVDQRLLPGKLIYLNCATPEDVWRAIRSLAVRGAPAIGIAGAMGIALGMRRSRAKIFKSFMRELRRVAGYLGTSRPTAVNLFWALKRMVRAAERSGTDDIPELKRILEREAIGILREDNEMCRRIGKAGAVLLKDGDTVLTHCNAGGLATGEYGTALAIIFLAHEQGKRIRVFVDETRPLLQGARLTAWELMRAGIDTTLISDSMAGWVMREGKIDIVITGADRIAANGDTANKIGTYSLARLAAIHRVPFYIAAPSSTVDLEISSGNEIPIEQRHPDEVRKIGGQWIAPRNVRVYNPAFDVTPARFIRGIVTERGIIRPPYKRNIPAAFKKKK; encoded by the coding sequence ATGGGACTCAAGACCATTGACTGGGTCAATGGAAGTATGCGGATCGTCGATCAGCGGCTGTTGCCCGGCAAGCTCATCTATCTGAACTGCGCGACCCCGGAGGACGTGTGGCGCGCCATCAGGAGCCTCGCGGTGCGCGGTGCGCCGGCGATCGGGATTGCCGGCGCCATGGGGATCGCACTGGGAATGCGCCGCTCCCGCGCAAAAATTTTCAAGAGTTTCATGAGGGAGCTCAGGCGCGTTGCCGGCTACCTCGGCACCTCGAGGCCCACTGCGGTGAACCTCTTCTGGGCGCTCAAGAGGATGGTGCGCGCTGCCGAGCGCAGTGGGACAGATGATATCCCGGAGCTCAAGCGAATCCTCGAACGGGAGGCGATCGGGATTTTGAGAGAGGATAATGAAATGTGCCGCAGGATCGGGAAGGCCGGTGCGGTATTGCTGAAGGACGGAGACACGGTGCTCACGCACTGCAACGCGGGAGGCCTTGCCACCGGCGAGTACGGAACTGCGCTCGCGATCATTTTTCTCGCGCATGAACAGGGAAAGCGCATACGTGTTTTCGTGGATGAGACGCGCCCGTTGCTCCAGGGAGCGCGTTTGACCGCGTGGGAGCTGATGCGCGCGGGGATCGATACGACGCTCATCAGTGACAGTATGGCGGGGTGGGTGATGCGTGAGGGGAAGATTGACATTGTCATCACAGGGGCGGACCGGATCGCCGCAAACGGTGACACGGCGAATAAGATCGGAACCTACAGCCTCGCCCGGCTCGCGGCGATCCACCGGGTGCCGTTTTACATCGCCGCGCCATCCTCAACGGTGGACCTCGAGATATCCTCCGGGAATGAAATACCGATCGAGCAGCGGCATCCCGACGAGGTGAGGAAGATCGGCGGCCAGTGGATCGCGCCGCGGAATGTGCGCGTTTACAATCCTGCCTTTGACGTGACGCCCGCGCGTTTCATCCGGGGGATCGTCACCGAGAGGGGAATCATCCGCCCGCCGTATAAGCGGAACATCCCCGCAGCATTTAAAAAGAAAAAATGA
- a CDS encoding CPBP family intramembrane metalloprotease — MGTTQRSQCSWLTLFLFALFLLLAIPSITEWSGAGHPVRGEARRIPSEIEILRAFEKAAEGSHFFKAASSAFTLVVFLGILIDIRFVWRRIMRGAPWSLVESAVGWGLADVAKVIVVFFMAFFSLAAFYPMCGYCHGGASDISFTVTVQFLAELAALCVLFQCVSSRWRSALGQLGLAPGNVLSHVATGVRGYVGFLPLLLLLTWFTEAAARRVGVRLDPQEQIGFFFADLSSPSLVFLVVFVAVVGPVFEEVFFRGFAYQALRRRWSRWPSIVFTALLFSALHASFSVFLPIVGLGVLLACVFESSGSLVPSIVIHICQNSVAVVGALLVRSLSM, encoded by the coding sequence GTGGGAACCACACAACGGTCACAGTGCTCCTGGCTCACGTTGTTCCTCTTCGCGCTTTTCCTGCTTCTGGCAATACCCTCCATCACTGAGTGGAGCGGCGCGGGGCATCCGGTCAGGGGCGAGGCGCGCCGCATCCCCAGCGAGATTGAGATTCTGCGGGCGTTCGAAAAGGCGGCGGAGGGGTCTCATTTTTTCAAGGCAGCATCCTCGGCGTTCACTCTCGTCGTATTTCTCGGGATACTGATCGATATCCGTTTCGTGTGGCGTCGTATAATGAGGGGCGCCCCATGGTCGCTCGTTGAGTCTGCTGTGGGGTGGGGGCTTGCTGACGTCGCGAAGGTAATTGTTGTCTTCTTCATGGCGTTTTTCTCGCTGGCTGCGTTCTATCCCATGTGCGGGTATTGCCATGGGGGAGCCTCCGATATCTCTTTCACCGTCACAGTACAATTTCTCGCCGAGCTCGCCGCCCTGTGCGTTCTCTTCCAGTGCGTTTCCTCGCGATGGCGCAGCGCGCTCGGTCAGCTCGGCCTCGCTCCAGGGAATGTCCTCAGCCATGTCGCTACCGGCGTGAGGGGCTATGTCGGCTTCCTCCCCCTCCTGCTCCTGCTCACCTGGTTCACCGAGGCGGCGGCACGCCGTGTGGGCGTCAGGCTCGATCCGCAGGAGCAGATAGGCTTTTTCTTTGCCGATCTCTCATCGCCCTCGCTTGTGTTTCTGGTGGTCTTCGTGGCGGTTGTGGGGCCGGTTTTTGAAGAGGTCTTCTTCCGCGGTTTCGCCTACCAGGCATTGCGGCGGCGCTGGAGTCGCTGGCCGAGCATTGTGTTCACCGCACTCCTTTTCTCGGCGCTCCACGCGAGCTTCTCCGTCTTTCTGCCGATCGTGGGGCTCGGCGTGCTTCTCGCCTGCGTCTTTGAATCGAGCGGCTCGCTCGTGCCCTCAATCGTTATCCACATCTGCCAGAACAGCGTCGCGGTGGTCGGCGCCCTCCTCGTCCGTTCGCTTTCCATGTGA
- a CDS encoding PAS domain S-box protein codes for MLSLSYPIHDGLLKLATALRYSFAILPGLALALKPPAPRRRRLARDRASDLFEVLEAFPFFVVIEDSDYTIRFMNGKLRKKFGNRTGEKCYRAFIGRESPCAMCPVRAILHEGKEYFTYFPQYRDGLWYESSAAPFAMPDGSTVIIEILRDITEKKKAENVVQQFTKALKQLVSEKTDELRQSEERYRNLFENASDAIFTIDPAEDRILSANHMAEAITGYRTKELLAMKHSRLYLPGEFERISRSLREAPGGSGAPTTVEMLRKDGTGVPIDISATAVAHAGKEIILAICRDISQRLILEKRMRELASVVETMRPSVIITDLNQRIIYANPAAQKMLGYREEEMIGQLAREIFEGISGNPSDLGRSVREEAQNGYWEGEIFNRKKSGEIIPVFLRMCMIKNKKGELIGYAGICEDITRRKRMEGELIQKEKLSALGEFTSAIAHEINNPLTGVLGYAEILQHAESPKDFREDVQRLYKEAIRCQCLVKNLLIFARRSAPHKEFSNINEIIEKSIDLKGYQLKADQIEVVTHLDRSIPASIMDPHQIQQVFLNIIDNAHHALKEQRGIRRITVTSALKDGTIAVSFSDNGPPIPAEIMDKIFLPFFTTKEFGQGTGLGLSIAHGIIQEHGGEIRAQSKEGKETTFTVAIPFGGH; via the coding sequence ATGCTTTCGTTGTCATATCCGATCCATGACGGTCTCCTCAAGCTCGCCACCGCGCTGCGGTACTCCTTCGCCATTCTTCCCGGCCTGGCGCTCGCGCTGAAGCCACCCGCTCCGCGCAGGCGCCGCCTCGCCCGTGACAGAGCCTCCGATCTCTTCGAGGTGCTCGAGGCATTCCCATTCTTCGTCGTCATAGAGGATTCCGATTACACCATCCGCTTCATGAACGGAAAATTGCGGAAGAAATTCGGCAATAGAACCGGGGAAAAGTGCTACCGTGCATTTATCGGGCGTGAGAGTCCGTGCGCCATGTGCCCGGTGCGGGCGATCCTCCATGAGGGGAAGGAATATTTTACTTACTTTCCGCAGTATAGAGATGGGCTCTGGTACGAATCCTCCGCCGCCCCATTCGCCATGCCGGACGGGAGCACGGTCATCATCGAAATACTCCGCGATATCACCGAAAAGAAGAAAGCCGAAAATGTCGTCCAGCAATTCACCAAGGCGCTCAAGCAACTCGTTTCGGAAAAAACAGACGAACTCAGGCAGTCAGAAGAACGGTACCGCAATCTCTTTGAGAACGCCAGCGACGCGATCTTCACCATCGATCCGGCAGAGGATCGCATTCTCAGTGCAAACCACATGGCTGAGGCCATCACCGGCTATCGCACCAAAGAGCTGCTCGCCATGAAGCATTCGCGCCTCTACCTCCCCGGTGAGTTCGAGAGGATCTCGCGATCCTTGCGAGAAGCCCCCGGAGGATCGGGCGCCCCCACCACGGTTGAGATGCTCAGGAAAGACGGCACAGGGGTTCCGATAGACATCAGCGCGACCGCTGTCGCTCATGCAGGCAAGGAGATCATCCTCGCAATCTGCCGCGACATATCTCAGCGGCTGATACTCGAGAAGCGGATGCGGGAGCTCGCGAGCGTTGTTGAGACCATGCGCCCGAGCGTCATCATCACCGACCTGAACCAGAGGATCATCTACGCCAACCCTGCCGCGCAGAAGATGCTTGGCTACCGCGAGGAAGAGATGATCGGCCAGCTCGCGAGAGAGATTTTCGAGGGGATATCCGGCAACCCTTCCGATCTCGGGAGGAGCGTGCGCGAGGAGGCTCAGAACGGATACTGGGAAGGTGAAATCTTTAACCGGAAAAAGTCCGGCGAGATCATCCCTGTGTTCCTCCGGATGTGCATGATCAAAAATAAGAAAGGTGAACTGATCGGGTATGCGGGGATATGCGAGGATATCACTCGGCGGAAGCGGATGGAGGGAGAGCTGATCCAGAAAGAGAAGCTCTCAGCCCTCGGTGAGTTTACCTCGGCCATCGCCCACGAAATCAACAATCCGCTCACGGGGGTGCTGGGATACGCCGAGATTCTCCAGCACGCCGAGTCTCCGAAAGATTTCAGAGAAGACGTTCAACGCCTCTATAAAGAGGCCATCCGCTGCCAGTGTCTGGTTAAGAACCTCCTCATATTCGCCCGGAGATCCGCTCCCCACAAAGAGTTCAGCAATATCAACGAGATCATCGAAAAGTCAATCGATCTCAAAGGCTACCAGCTCAAAGCCGATCAGATTGAGGTGGTCACACACCTGGACAGGAGCATCCCCGCGTCCATCATGGACCCCCATCAGATACAGCAGGTTTTCCTCAATATTATTGATAACGCCCACCACGCCCTGAAAGAACAGCGCGGCATCAGGCGGATCACCGTGACGAGCGCATTAAAAGATGGAACTATAGCGGTTTCCTTCAGCGACAATGGCCCCCCTATCCCGGCAGAGATCATGGATAAAATTTTCCTCCCGTTCTTCACCACCAAGGAGTTCGGGCAGGGAACAGGGCTTGGACTCAGCATCGCCCACGGGATTATCCAGGAACACGGAGGTGAAATCCGCGCGCAGAGCAAGGAGGGGAAGGAAACCACATTCACGGTGGCGATTCCCTTCGGAGGTCACTGA